The Xiphophorus hellerii strain 12219 chromosome 22, Xiphophorus_hellerii-4.1, whole genome shotgun sequence genome has a window encoding:
- the LOC116713385 gene encoding leucine-rich repeat and coiled-coil domain-containing protein PF07_0014-like, which yields MKGSINSMHNAPPKKNTESSWIIWFFVLDFALHWTPNDDGRSPHRPNDDGRSPHRPNDDGRSPHRPNDDGRSPHRPNDDGRSPHRPNDDGRSPHRPNNDGRSPHRPNDDGRSPHRPNDDGRSPYRPNDDGRSPHLLGHLLLMDDLNYPTISLSSLPPEKLQEHSWIIAPATTEKNLIATLLMDDLGDPTIGFSSVPQEMLQSVVTDGCWY from the exons ATGAAGGGATCAATCAACTCTATGCACAatgctccaccaaagaaaaacacg GAATCCTCCTGGATCATCTGGTTTTTCGTCTTGGATTTTGCCCTTCATTGGACCCCCAACGACGACGGAAGAAGCCCACACCGCCCCAACGACGACGGAAGAAGCCCACACCGCCCCAACGACGACGGAAGAAGCCCACACCGCCCCAACGACGACGGAAGAAGCCCACACCGCCCCAACGACGACGGAAGAAGCCCACACCGCCCCAACGACGACGGAAGAAGCCCACACCGCCCCAACAACGACGGAAGAAGCCCACACCGCCCCAACGACGACGGAAGAAGCCCACACCGCCCCAACGACGACGGAAGAAGCCCATACCGCCCCAACGACGACGGAAGAAGCCCTCATCTCCTCGGCCACCTcctgctgatggatgacctTAATTACCCTACCATCAGTCTCAGCAGTCTTCCTCCAGAAAAGCTGCAG GAACACTCCTGGATCATTGCCCCAGCTACAACGGAAAAGAACCTCATCGCCAccctgctgatggatgacctTGGTGACCCTACCATTGGATTCAGCAGTGTTCCTCAAGAAATGCtacag TCGGTCGTGAcagatggctgctggtactga